The DNA sequence GACGATTGACACAATCAAACCGaaagttgaaaaattatttcaaattgataCATAACGTACACCGTCACTAAACCAGAGATATTTCTGACTAAATTAGAGACAATTCTAACTCAATTTTATCTTCAATATTTATCACTCAAAGAGTATGGTATACGAATCATACATACCGACATTACCTCCACTTAGGAATATCCGCCATTCCCTTTCGATCTATATTTATCTACACGTGACACAGGTATTTAAACATACAATGTACCTACGGAAGCCAATGTGTATCATTGTTGAACAATAAAACTACAATCTTGTAATTACGAGGGAGGTAACAATACTAGTATACCATTATATATGTTTCTAATCTTCACCCTCTCATTCATACTACCTTCAGCATTCCACGACTCTCGTCCTCATGTAAAGCTCTCTATCGTGTACATTTCTATTTTCATCTGGTTTTCTTGACCGTGAGTTTTCGATAATaaatgagaagaaaatgaaGCATGTCTATCTTTTacctttattttcatttacctAACCTAACTCCTAATAAATCAATTAAGTTGaaggtgtaaatcaaatattgatttatgaaaagaacttttagtatatttgaaatttaaaaaaactttccccaaatcaacaacatcaaaacgtatgacttgtCAACACTTTTCACAACCATGCTTTAAGATAAATTATAGACTAGGCTAATACACATTATGGGCAGCTGCTTCTTCAATGGAAcacgaaaatattcatatcctgTGATTAGTcattcaagaaaatattttgttcaacaCCACTGATTCCACGCACTGTAAATATTCTGAAGTCGAAGTAAAAGATTTGCTGGAgttctcattgacaatacctTCGTAGTCTTGCAACAGtcagttggaattcccatgtgcATGGTATCATCCATGTGAACTCCAAATAAAAGACAtgacagagtcctccacatttGCTTCGTATTGATGTagttcattgaaaataaatattaacggcaaacttacaactccgctgtgacaaacgggatatttcatcttctccatcgtcaacttacccatatctatatagcaatattccattgtcatctgcatatggtgtttacaattctaaactgattcgattcgcaagaggttgttctgcgtatgatcagtttttaaatcaaggcaggctactgccATACAAATGAAAGGCTGTTATCTTAAGTTACTGAAATTAATTAAGTTATTTTAAGGTGAGAACCTAGTTAgttgaaagaaaatgttttcaaatcgTTTGTATAATACGcacttatacaataaaatatgctcAAATCATTCTAAggttattataatgatttagtttgctaatacaacctatcattgggtcaaccGTTATTCgttgtgtttcataccgattgttagattGTTAGGTTGTTCTTGACACTCTGATtcaactacggattactccgtttaattgatcaaaatatagggcacACGGCGGATGTGGCTACTTgacagggatgtttactcctcctaggcacctgatcccacctctggtgtatccagaggtccgtgttttcccaactatctattttgtattgcttataggagttatgagatttatcactttcgttatcttcacatttctttCAACTGGTAATCTAGCATTTCTCTTGGGAGGTGTGTATCGACCAGCTTCTTCATCATTCACTACTTGCAACACAGCTTCATGGTTGTCACAAGGGTCCATGGCAATATGAAATTGGGCACCTCTGTTAGCTAGGCCATCAAATTCTGAGAAGATCCTCATCTCGAATCTTTCGGTCCCTTTCTAGATGTGTTTTTAAGTCTGATGCAAATCCTCAGCTCGCTCGTTCAGCTTCTGAACTCGTTTATTGAATTTAGCAAGGTAGGTGTCTCAACAGCACTGAAGCGATTGGTAATCTCGTTGGTTAGCTATTTGTAACTGTTCCCGGTTTCTCTGGAAAGTTAACCAAATACAAAGTCGGCGGCATCATGATGTGATATAAGCAGTAATTGATCAAGCATCTCATCAGTAGACAACTATATACCACGGTATATCGAATTCCCTACTTCTTCAAATCTACAAAACCAGACGGTCCAGTCTTCTTTTCCAGTGTATAAGTAATATGGTATTTTAACCTGGGTATGTGTACGAGGGCGTCTTGGAAGAACTACAGCTTTTGACGCGTCGCTGTCGCTGCTCATGCTTGGAGATATGGAGGCTGTGTCAAAGCTAGTCGGACCCTTCGATTCCTTGCCATTTCCTGCGAGCTATTCCACGGTAATTTGTAGAACTTAGTCTTACTATATATGTGAGTGCAATCAACGCCATTTCATCTCCTGTCACTCCCAAGGACTCATATGTATTTCTCGGAAATACTGGTACTAGTTTCATAGAATTATGATTCGGCATCGCAGTTACAGAACCGACAAGTGATGCTACAGAATGGCTTGCAAGCAATGTCGTGAGAACATAAGTTGGATTGCCCACATAACCTATACACGAACTCACAGgcagtgaacttgaaattgagCCAAAAGGTAAGTGGCTGTCTTTGACATCTGACAGGTAATCGTGTGTGGTAACAGCACTAATGATAAATGTACTCAGCTAACAGAATTGTAACTCAAGGGGGTGAAGCTTGGTACAGTATTCGGAGTTAAGTGTGAACACAACACACGTATGAATGTTGAACTACGTGTATTACTGGAGGCGTATGCTGGAGCAGGTAAATGTCCAGACATGAATGATGAAGGACTgttccgagattcggtgaaggcgtcagtccaaatattcaaccAAGCcaaatctcagccgagattataACCGCTACACGAGCCCCTATATAAGGAACAGCACGTGAGCTCACAGGTAAAACTTGTGTTGGACAGGAATATACGTACTTTAAGTTATGTAATGGTTTACATTGGACTGGTGTACCCTACGCACAGTCACAGAAACTATCGTTCCTGATCcctgaatttgtgacgtcataagagaccacaTCCAGATTTATGAATCAATACAAAAGCAAGTCCCTCGGGCGATTTATTTCACAACTGGAAGAGTTTTTGGATGACGGACCTGAGTTTGTTGTACAAGGATATCACCTTGAACCTTCAATGCAAAGGCCTGCCACATCGATGATTTAAGAGAACAACAATGAGATCGATCAAGATCAACCCTATTAATTACGAACCGGTTCCAAATAATCGAGATtatttgattatatatcaaatagtccgtatTAATTTTGACACACTCTGTATGTTGGGTCTACGTGACTTATCTGCTACAGCGCACGAGTTATGTTATATGCTCTACGTCACACTTCATACTCCCTGAGATAGAACTCATTCATTACATAAATTTTCAATCCTTACTTATCTGCTGTTCGTGTACGAGTTACTTTGTATGCTCTACGCCATACTTCGTACTCCCTGAGATAGAACCCATTCATTAGACAATTTCCAACCGAagcacccacccacccacccgaCCCCTTTTTACATCTATATTTTCTCTGTTCTGCTGTTTCCTTTTCTTTCATAGGTTCGCAACAGATGAAGGCTCGCTACAGATTCCCTTGATGCAGTAAATGGTGAAACCTGGACCACACGAACTGTTACTGAATTGCCATTCGGGATTGAGTGCCTCGATACGACTAACTTTAAGTTTAAAGgggaatttttcttttttcgtCAACTCCAATACATATTGAGTCTAATTAATTAGACTGTTGCATGTTCAAGGGGGCTGGAGCCTGGGGAGTCGGTAATTGTATGTTATGCCTTTATCTGTTCCATTGTTCATATGAACGTGCAATAGAAAGtggtagatatatatataggggGAGAGAAGCTGAGTTGTATCAGtatcagaatttaccgaaacactggactctctggccagtctgggggtagctgcagaactgtagctctctgaaaaaatattttgacataacagagagctacagttccaccccctataaaaaccttcgatttacggcgcacgtTTTTCTGCGCATGCTTCAAGCATTATAGCTCGAATCATCTAGAGACTTACGCTCTGAGCACAATTTTTATCGATTCTGTATACTTTTTTCTACAATTCAGATCACTTTATTTACCTGTGCACGGCTTTAAATCGTCCTCCGCGTCTTCGGAAtgtcaatgttttgaaattgttgCCTTCTGACGGCCATCTTGACCTACTGACAAACTCTCGTTGAATAGTCACGTGGTACAAGGAAAACAACCTGACCGACATTCCACGTGTTTACTTCACAACAAACCGCGCTCGACACCGGTTTCGATCTCTGTTGTAGCAAATAAACGATGACAACATATTATCTGTGtttatcttgttttttttttcaggtatTAACCAATTACTAGATTGAATAATTACACATACTTTCtctcatttttttcattttacccATCTTCCAAAACATGTACCCTAGAAAGACCTGTAGGAAAAAATTGTGTATGACGTTTTACTCAACTGTTTACATAATCTAACAATATGGCGGCATCCATCCGAcaaatttttttatgaaagaatCAAGCATCgctttcattttgaatttgatttaaAGGCGGAACAAATATCTGTCATTGAGAGTGTGCTACAAAAGAAGCACACTGTGGGTGTTTTTCCCACGGGGTTTGGAAAAAGTATATGCTTTGTATTACCTCCATTAATACTAGATGTACAGGATTCTTCTGTCAGACATATTTGTATTGTGATTTCTCCTTTGAAAAGTCTAATGCTAGATCAATATAAACATGCTTCTAAACATGGTATAGCTGCAGCTGTTATGAAGGGCAGGGATGAAATGTCTCCTGATGTGGTTGAAGGTAATGTCCAAAGAAATGTATAGACTCTGCAGTTTGCAATTTTCAAACTAATGCATGCACAAATTAAAACACACATAATATCATATATAGGAATAAGCGCAGGAAACTATTCCATTCTCTATATGTCACCCGAGATCCTGCTGAATTTTGATTCATGGAGGGATATAATATTGAACTCAGGTGTATATAAGGAGAGAGTTGCTTTGATTACTATAGATGAGGCACACATATTGGCATCATGGTaagatttattttaatatggaaaggttattaaagaaattgaattttatttttaataagtACTAGCTGATTTAAAGTTTTGTCATGTTGTGAATGAATGTAATGTTTACAGGGGTGATACTTTTCGACCGACCTTTTCAAGACTTGGAGAGCTGCGCTCCCACTTTCCAACTACACCATTTTTACTACTGACAGCAACTTGCACACCAAACATTCTACAGCATATTACTGGAAAAATACATCTTCCTAatatgaaaatgttaacagcatCTCCAGACAGGTAATAAGTCAGATAAAGTTGTCGTTTAGAATTATTCTTTACGTTTGCTCTACAATTAAGACCAATCTTACTGATAAATACTTGAAAGAATTTTTAAGGTTGTAGCTGTTTTGAAGCATAACAGTATAACATTTTaagataattatatatatatataatatgtttgTGTGTTCTGGTTGTTCGCAACTATACAACTCTGAAACAATAACATGTTAACAATAGGTGACTGTTGACGATATGTATATTCTACTGAACACCTTTTTCTATCTACAGCACATGTTTGCCAATCTTTCCACCCATAGTTTGGAAATATTTTAGAATGCATATggaattttctctctctcagaaaCAGTTTTACTTAAACAGATCTAACATTGTGATTTAATTGATAGGCCATGTATTTACCTTGAATACAAGAGAGGAAAAGACATTTTTGAAGAACTCCATTGGCTGTTTGATGATATTAAACAGAAAGGAATAGCTGCCAGGAAAACACTGCTTTGTGTCAGGTAATAGATTCATAGCGATATATGCATTTTCATCACACGGCATCAGTCCAGCCcagtatatgaaaaaaaatgtcatcaCAAAAAAAGGTATTGCTTAATAAGTCATTTTGCAAGTTGAACATTATGTAACTACAATTTCAATATTTGGAAGTAAAAGTAAATAATTAAACATGGCTTTGATCAGGGATCCAGCTATTGTCCTATCATTTTGTTTCTTATCATTTCATCTACCTCTATATATTTCTTCACTGTCTCACTTTTACTCTTcacaaattttgaattaaacAAAATCATATACAATGCCTACTTTGTAAATTGTAATGAGTCATCACATGCATGTTCAATGCAGGAGCTTGGATCGAGGTGGTCAGCTGTATAGAGATATTTTAGGGTACCTTAGAGAACATGCATACTTAAACCACATTAAGCTTCACCACAACAGCCATGTTGCTTTGTACCATGCAGGAATGGCCAACAAAGACTTAGACTACATTCATCAGGAAATCTCAAAGTCAGGTAGTGTTATTCGACTGGTCATATGTATTATAGCCTTTGGAATGGGTATCAATATCTCTGATATTGATACTGTGATCCACTGGGGAGCCTGTGACTCCATAATGGATTATTAGCAGGAAGTTGGAAGAGTAGGGCAAGATGGACGTAGTGCAAAAGCACTATACTTTTTAACCCCTGGGTCCATACTTCAAGCATCTGACGACATGAAGGAATTGTGTAGATCTCTGGACAAATCCGAGGTGACTTGTTTTAGGAAATCTATCCTCCATCACTTCATTGGATACAGTTCAGCACAGTCTGTACCTGTTGCAAGTGATTGTCAACTGAAATGTGAGGAGTGTAAATGTCCAAGATGCCAATGCTGTCACATTTGTCGTAGCTGCTGTCCTTGTTCAAGAACATAagatttgtacatgtacgtacaacGTATATATCTAATTAACCCCACCTGCATATTGACTGTGTTTGATCTCAAAATtatatgtttttgaatatgtatTCCTCATTTTCCAAACTTTTACCATATTTTTGCATCCTCGCTTTTAACTTTTCTGGATTGTTCACCCCTATTTTGtgctcaaaattttcaaatcctgTGTGATGTCTTTCACCAACATCTTCAAACAAATTCTCTCCACTGTATTCATCaataaatttcttaattttagGTTTAGAGGAACCATCTGTTGTCGTTGCCTTGGGGATATAATCCTGAATTATATCAGATTGGAAAATGTCTTCAATAGACTTGCCAACACTCCCTACTTGATGGCTGCATCTTGACACCTGCGCATCTGTGTATTGCCCATGACAATTCTTCAGGTTTGCTGTAATGTACATTAAAACCCAAAtactttaaaatttataatgttCTTTCATGAAGTAATTGGCTATTATTGTGTTAATGTACATGTGCACTTacatttgaattcattattcaGGAATTCATTCACAAGATCCAGGGCTATATTGTGTCCAGGTTTTCCAGTCAGATTAGCAGTGCTATTCCAGATGACTTCATTTCTTAATCTGGGAGGTAAACACCCACTGACACATGTGAAACAAACattgccatatatatatatatatatatatatatatatatatatatatatatatatcttttgtaGCAGTATATATCAATCATTACTTTACATGCCACCACTTGCCATGTCATATTATAACTGAAAATACTGGGTTCGAATCTGGATCACATTGCTGTATCAAACCTAACCTGCTTAACATAGATAGATACTACTCTTTCAGTAAGTAATTGGGTCATTTAGATATGACTTTAGAAGCAGGTCACAGTAGGCATAAGcatgtttaaaaacaaactcACTGCCATGACCTCTGAATGACATCTGTACATGAgtaaacacttttaaaaattgtatgtaagacaatatacaaccaaacaGAACAAAACATTTACCTCCAAGGAGGCGATGGCCTAAAATCAGGTATTTGTTGTGGTTATGATTCCAGAATTGAACCATGTCCATTCTCCAATCTGAAATGATATGGTCTCCCTTGTTGGTGCGTTCTGCATGTGTCTGGGTCATATGGAGAAGTCCGCGCCACAACATGATACGGCTGTACTGATAGACTGAGTCTCCACTTTCCTGGTGTGCTGCGacaggttcatcaattattcaataattacaTATAGTCACATATATCCTTTATAGTtgaattcatataaaaaaaaaattaaaatagacATTTCATTACCAAAGTCATTGTCAGAGTCCTCATGATATGGCAGCGTATCCTCCAATATCTGATTGTTGTCCCAGTAGATGATTGTATCGTCGTGGTACTGGACATCCTCTGCTGCTTCACCGACTACTACTTCCTGGATTGACTGTGTGTCTATCAGGGGCCAAGACAGCTGAATCATCAGGTACAAGATTTGACAACTCATCAATGTTCTTGATATTTAGTAGCTTGCAAATTATCAAGCACACACAACCTTCAgtcacaaaattgaaaaaatccaCTACTGAATTTACACAatcagatatttttttcttaacaCTTCGAAAGGTGAACTTGTTTTTTATATGGCATAACGAACCCTTGTCACCCACAGTGCTGCCACTGAAGAGCATGTTCATGGAATCCTGCAGGATGATGCACCTTTTGTGAAACCCCTGAGGACGTGGGACAAGACCAGTGAGTTGATCTTCTGCATCCTCACTGAAGGCCATAGATACTTTTGCCTCAACCATCCTTTCCACATTCAGCTGATCACCATGGCAAAGAATTTGGTAAGGATTTCTGTCTTGTCCAATTGGCACATACTTGTGTAAGTACTTGAGAATCTCCAGTACTCCATGGGCAGTAGATGGATTCTCCTGAAGAACTCCCAGATTCACCTAATCAGGAAATAGCACTTAATTATGTATAAGGACCAATATGCTATTCACATTaataatcaatctaattaaaattattagctgttttgaatctgctactgcttctcaaatgcatGTTTGAAAAGTGGGAGCAgattcaaaacagctaattttaattacatttgtaGATTGATTAATAATGATGTTTAaatttcaacaagaggcccacaggccttataaaacacctgagtactagtcaaaaagtatcactactcccaaggactatgaaatctagaataaaattcctgttctgattatctaagctaaattctaatgttcagcaacagtataaaactagatgtattcttaaaacttcaatgccctcaaaagtgcatacactgatgaaaggttttacataatataataagtgtattaatattaaaacattgaaagatatgactaatttggacccacctTAGAGTCAAAACTCTGGGTTGTGAAAtacaccattttttgtacatcctttttaGCTATTCCtaattatgcatttagatttcatacagtatcagcaaacttatacataaatactatatactaagtttggccacACCCTTATACCAAAAACCCTACCCTTGGGACCATCACATTTACAATtctggtaaaggactacttgcTCTTTctcaatatccatttagtttcaatttagtatccaTAGCACTAAAGGAGAtcttatttaagtgttttacatgtaaacagtatattgtaagtttggccccaccctggggttagaacccctaccccagggatcatgcaatttacaattttgttagaagcttccttgctcatcattactatatactcactttctctgctagatgcccataagtaaagaagaagattcgTAAAGAAATACACCAATTTTACAGTTTGTACCCCAAAATTAAAGCCCcttggggtggggtggggtgggagtcatgaaatttacaatttccggtctccttcacctacaaatgctacataccaaatttggtcaagattgaCCCAGTACTTTCTGGGAGGACGTTCTTAACAGACAACATACAACGACAGACGCAGACCatttgcaataggtcacctgagtaaaaaACCTTGTTTTTATGAAAAGCTGAACAGAAACTGATGATCGGTACATGCACTTTAAATGCACTGCAGTTTGCTATATATCTGTGAAAAATTATAGGTATATATGTGTGCACACATAttataaatgatatacatgtatatactcacTATTTCAGACTTTTTTTTAGACTGTTGTGTGTACTGATGAGGAGTATCTTTAACATCCATTTCACTGAACTGGGGGAAGTAAACCTGGACTATTTTCTGTACAAGATGCTCCATTCTACTCCTCAGTATTCTCCAGTCTGTATCAGAGGGTAGGTAGTTCTGAAATGATTTGCAATTGATTTGTAAATCACATTGAACTTGTGTGCATCTACTACATTTAgtttatattgaaatttatttcaagtttctaatggataaaaataaataacttaAGAAAAACGTCTCACTTGCAGTCCTATATCTGTTACAGAGAATGTATTATCTACTGTATCCAAGTCACGAAAGGATATATGGTTTTTAGCAGCGAAGCACAAGGCCCAGAACATCATCTTATTTTCATGCCGGAGGTGGTGGCGAGTCATACTCAGCTTCTGAATATTGTCCCAGCAAACAGAATACCCTGGATCTGTAggatataaatacataaactgtATATAATTCAAGGCAAGCATCTGCAATTATTTAGATTTGAGGTAAAAGGAAAATGGAAGTAAAATATGTACAGTTGCTAACCTATATGAAGCGATATTTATGAAAGTAATTAAATTGTAATAAAGTTGCACAGTTGGATTTAAATTTCACAGGTCCAAGGTAATTATATCTACTTTTAGTGATGCAATTGGTGTAATATGTATGTACTTTGTTCATCCGCCTCTGGTTCATCAAGGAGGGAATCATCAAATGGTAGAGGTACTATATCACTTTCATCTTCACTACTGAAGTCTACATCAGAGGAATCTTGGTTTGTAATCTCAGAACCAGAGGAAGCTAGGGAGTTATGTGAGCTGTCTGTATCTGAACTTTCAAAGTCCACGTTCAATGGTTGCTGAGGAGGTTCAGGCATTCCAAGCTCCACCTATTTATGGTACCAACGGAATAATTCAAGAATGTATACACAAGAGTATTCATAATGGACATGTAAATGGTCGATTTCTGACAATGATCACCTGTACTATACATTTTGCTCTGTTCAGCTTAATTATTTACTACATCTAATGAGGAAGGTATGCACTTGTGGGAgcataatttttatattttcatgtgtAAGTAAAATGACTAAACAAATTTCATACAAGAGaagtttaaaatatatgacatgtGGATACGTTTTGATTGACATTACAATTGTAGCGGTCACCCGGATTCGATCGCCGGTGTctagatagctcagttggtagagtacctgactagagattcagggagcccgggttcgaatcccggtctggtctgttgtatttttctcccttcctgttacacaatTATAGGCTTTTCACCCAATGTTAATAAATAGCTTGGTGGTATATGttaataatgttttaatttatGTCTATTAAGGGCAGTACAGGGATTTACAACTGCCAGTATCTCAGTACAGAATTGAATTGAGATATAGGTGCATGACAGAtttacaatgcatgtacatgtactattcaaGAGTTTGGGAATGGACAGAATATTATTCATTCACCTGTATTTTATTCTTCCATAACACAATTTTCTGATCGAATTCGCTGCATATTTTATCAGCTGCTATTCGTGTTCCTTTCACTCCTTTGCTCCTACCTAACTTTTGGAACCATCGGAAAAGCTGCAATGCAAGGTGACAATTTTGATATTGCCTCAGATTCACgagaaaattctttaaattgtAAAGTTGGCTTATCATATTGTGAAAAGAAAACGGAGGcttcaatattttaatttttaccttTTGACTGCAACCCGACCTGTACATTTCAATGGAAATAATGGTTTGTAAGAAGTTGTACTGCTGGGGTTTATGGAGGTAGAGAATGGTTCCCAAAATAAAACCAAGAACTGGAACCAAAGAGCCAAGTTTTCCCATGTCATTTCTGTAATGTTTATTATAGAAATTATGTTCATGTATTCATGATGTATATCTATTTTAGTGCTACGTAACTTCTCCTGAATTAATCTCTTTGCAAAAGTCTATtgttataattgatatatatgcaaaaaaactttaaattgaatcCAAAGTAAGCaaggaaaaatataattttcactAAATATTACACATATGTCAAACATAATATATTGACAGTACAACGAACTAATAATGACTCTTGCTTACTGGATTTACATTCAATTTAATAATGTGCATGTGATTTTACAACTTACATTTCAGCATTTTTAGCTCGGCGACAtgacagtgcaccttgcaaaaCCCCTGTCAAGAGAGACATCCCACAAGATGCTTCATGCATTGCACTGTCCCAGCTAAACGTTTCGAATGACTTCAGATTGGTTGGCCTCTTGAGTGATGGAATATTGACACTTTTCACTTCTTTCTTTATGGAAAGTTTCAAAACTCTCACCAATGCATCCCTAGCAGTTTTGCTTTTTCTTAAAAGAAGTCGGTATGGATATTCATAGTGAGAGTCCATGATGTACTTGTACACCTGCTCTTTAAAACCTTCCTTCTTTAAATTGAAGTGCTTTGAAGACTTCAATGGAGTTGAGGTCAAACATTTCCTCTTCACAAGTTTTAGTGGTGTGAAGCTAAATTTTCTTTTAGCTTTGTGCTTGTGAGGACTTAACCGGTTTTGTAGCTGTAGCAATGTTGCTAGAACATTTGGCAGTATCATGCTTATAAATGCTTAGTCAGAGAGGCACAATCATTACAGATAAATTTACTAGACGGGGTTAATGGCAGAGTAATTTTCTTGTCCAAAATGTCATTAAGTTTAATCAAAGGAGTAGGTAACTTTGATAccaactttcttttaaaacctGTTTTCCTTGTTTCAAATGGTTGACTGCATTTAATGCACGCCATTTTAGAACTCTTAGCATATGAGATTTTGAGCTACATGCGTATCACGTCATGAAATGATGGGTATTTATAtatctctgttatgtcaaaatattttttcagagaactacagttctgcagctagtctGGGGGCTGAGTTGCATCAGAAATGACAGAAGCAGATtaactctctggccagtctgggggctgagtggtatcagaatctGTCTGAAAATGAATGGTTGAAATGTTGATTATttaagtatttttattttttcagaattcagaaatttaaaaactgaaatgatcAGATTTTTGTTGTAACACCAATAATGTCCCTGCAATGCAATGGctcttcaagtacaaaccatgatatattaaaaaaatgaaatgaaataatagataaataaaatatt is a window from the Ostrea edulis chromosome 5, xbOstEdul1.1, whole genome shotgun sequence genome containing:
- the LOC130054867 gene encoding probable ATP-dependent DNA helicase RecS, whose amino-acid sequence is MHAQIKTHIISYIGISAGNYSILYMSPEILLNFDSWRDIILNSGVYKERVALITIDEAHILASWGDTFRPTFSRLGELRSHFPTTPFLLLTATCTPNILQHITGKIHLPNMKMLTASPDRPCIYLEYKRGKDIFEELHWLFDDIKQKGIAARKTLLCVRSLDRGGQLYRDILGYLREHAYLNHIKLHHNSHVALYHAGMANKDLDYIHQEISKSGSVIRLVICIIAFGMGINISDIDTVIHWGACDSIMDY
- the LOC130054866 gene encoding uncharacterized protein LOC130054866; its protein translation is MTRHHLRHENKMMFWALCFAAKNHISFRDLDTVDNTFSVTDIGLQNYLPSDTDWRILRSRMEHLVQKIVQVYFPQFSEMDVKDTPHQYTQQSKKKSEIVNLGVLQENPSTAHGVLEILKYLHKYVPIGQDRNPYQILCHGDQLNVERMVEAKVSMAFSEDAEDQLTGLVPRPQGFHKRCIILQDSMNMLFSGSTVGDKGSLCHIKNKFTFRSVKKKISDCVNSVVDFFNFVTEGCVCLIICKLLNIKNIDELSNLVPDDSAVLAPDRHTVNPGSSSR
- the LOC125651213 gene encoding uncharacterized protein LOC125651213 is translated as MGKLGSLVPVLGFILGTILYLHKPQQYNFLQTIISIEMYRSGCSQKVKIKILKPPFSFHNMISQLYNLKNFLVNLRQYQNCHLALQLFRWFQKLGRSKGVKGTRIAADKICSEFDQKIVLWKNKIQVELGMPEPPQQPLNVDFESSDTDSSHNSLASSGSEITNQDSSDVDFSSEDESDIVPLPFDDSLLDEPEADEQSTYILHQLHH